ttatagtggattgggaaactacttttgcaacttatattattCCCTTTCAActgtgcgagtgctgccttgtagcggcattagcctgctcattttcaaaatctaaaagggtgtctttaacgtgcaaacGACatgactctctcttaacacgggtcagccatttatcgtccacTTCCGATGGACTATCATTGTTTCCTCAAGATCATACTAGCAAATATCTATCTAAAGTATAACAACATATTTTCAGTTCAGGTACAAATTTAATGAATATTaatatgtttgtcttttattgttGGCCATAgcatgtcaatttattttcaatctacgAAATTGACTGTCCTCTGTTAtcttcgtccctcttctttaacattgttgtaaaaaaaaattataccgaGATAAAATTGGGGAAGGAAATaagaaatgtgtcaaagtgacaacaacccgaccaaagagtagacaacagccgaaggccaccaccAAAAGActagttttgtgttttggcacgtaagtaaaatgacaaagaaGTTGCTTCGTGATTTTAATTTAGATATGGCTATCCACTAGAGAAAAGGGACATATTTTTAAGCAACTATaatatagtgtgtctttctattttgtgatgttacactattgtttcagataagggtgaaggtttgataccatttaaattttaaacccgCTGCTATGGTTTGcacctgtctcaagtcaggaatctgatgttctgtattgtcgtctgtttatgttaATTAGGGACTGAATTTTCCAATGATAGTCcttcggaaggggacgatagaTGGCTGACTCGTGTTAAGAGAGATCCATATTTATTACACGTAAAAGCcatccttgtagatttcgaaaaagagcaggctaatgccgcttcTCGTAAAACGGAACGAGaataatataagttgcaataacttgcTTCCCAAGCCactatgaataaatatgtttcaacTACGACCCCGTGAAACAATTCCAATGAGAATTAGCCATCCTTCTTTATTAGTGTACCTAATCATTatgttttcaataataaaaaaggtTACTCTTTTGGTAAATTTGCATGCTCAACAAATTTGTTGTTAATATCATACTTAGGTTTTGGTATGTAAGCTAAATTAAGCCCCGGTGACAACAACTCGTACGAAATTTTTTTCGTGAAAGATCTATAAAATAGTTGTCGTGACAATGTCAtgcaaaatgtgaaataaatatttcgaGTGGTCACATCATCTTCGACATGTCAAAGATGGTTCACCGATGAGTACAAGgcagaaaaaagaaatgtaataGTACTGTCGTGGGTTTGTCGCAAGTCGGTCGTGCGAAAATCGTGAATTGTTCAGGGCTATTTTTCAGGTTTTCATGTGATGGGATGCGCGTGTTACTGTTATGTCACTGTCGTGCCCAAAAATCAGGCTACGTTCGATCCTTGGCCTAACCCGACAAGATCCAGCGTTTCGCTGGTTCCTATACTGTTCATGGGCTTGAATCCACGCTAACAGGCTATAGATTTGTCTTGTTTGAATCCGGCAAGGCGCATATTCAGCAGGGACAAGCATTATTGTTCTGGTGGAATAACCTCACCatcctaacactacagggagataattctgtaaaatcagaaaaacgtttcaattacgttgtgttgtaaaggaaATAGTAAGcatctcaatgatcaaaattggtgtttgtcaaactgctatatcaccagtgtaatttttctgacaaaacggttggttcaaagtttttgaaatttttatgtttttgttaaagggtcaaagtaaattcTTTGAcagaattttataaatattaaacgagccatattaattttagttaaagtgttgggtaccaccttaaacggTAGACGGAATGTTTTTCCAAACATTCATTCTAAATTAAACGAAAATATATTGCACGACGAACGTACCACTGTCCTACAACAGACAATCAACGTTGAGTGAGCATTGAacgaaaattgttatttttgagACAATAGTGCGACTGTATCACGAGTGTCTTGCGACAGTTGAAATTCAATCAATATTCAGTGCAAAATATTACTGaaataaacatgaataaaataaacGTGTTTACCTTGACTAGTGATACGTCCGACTTTCTGATACCCAATACTTTGGCCATATATTTAACCAGTGCTGTGTTGGCCTCTCCGTCCACTGGTGGAGCAGATATCTGGACACCTATTCCATCGtcttcaaaatctgtaaaaaGCATGAGAGGTTAATGTAAGCTAGTTCTTACCAAAGTATGGTGTCTTTTAATATAGTTTTCTAAAACACATGATCTCATTATACACAAGGTTTTGAATCAGGTAGGCTGGGCAAAATTTTActaagaaaacaaaacacaaaaaatgacaatttaaatgCTATTTTGTTTACCAGTGATAGAATTGTCCTTGGCACCAAGTTTGGCTGTAATTTTAATTGATACAGATTTTTCAGGCTTCAGGATTACAGGTCTTTCGTCTGGAGGTTTTATATCTGctttctgaaataaaatgtcaaGCACATATAACACAACACATtagaaacatttaaacaaatgccaaaaaatcaaatttaaatccCAACTAGAATATGATGTTTTCATATTAAAGTTTcgcattttattgataaaagtaCGTTTTAACCATATATTATCAATATAGTgtaagtgtcaatgagacaaatctcaaCCATTGACCAAATGGcgtgaaaaaaaacaaatggctAAGCAAtactttaatgaaatattacaGTGAACAAATACTTATTGAAGTAGAATGCTTGTTTAATTGTGTATTCTAACTTCTACATACATCTTTGTTTTCTGGGTTGTGTCATATCGTTGCTGCCGCATGCTTTTATGCGAACACATGCAgcatattatgttttaaataaagcGACAGCAATGttattattatacattgtataacttTTTGTCTGACGATTTTGTGTACATGGTGTAAATGAAACAGTTCATTACGAGAAGTTcaattaataaattatcaaatttgatgttttatatattttttgaaaggaAATTCGATATGAAGTATAACGAGCGTAAAGATGCCTTTTAAAATTCACCTTCCTTTTTCGACTTAAATTCCCTCTGTATAATTATATGATTGTCTTTTCTACGTTACTGGTAAATAATTGTTCTGTCGATTCTACGTAGAACACAAGAACTCAAGAGAACTACGTAAAACTGAAACTTATGCGAGCTTGATCTTGATAGGAATTCGGTGATACACCCAAGGATAATAATATAATTGGCGTTCCGATTTCGTGAAAAAGGATTCTAGATAGTTATGCTGCTTCTCTGCCAAGCACGTAGCATTTATAAAAGCCTTAGGCAAAGACTGGTAGTGTCAAAGATAAAATTATTAGACTATTGCCCGGTGAATTAGCACGTTAAAACTCCGGATAAGCGTGTCGGTAATAGCGGGGTTCATAGCAAATTAACGCGTTCTTGTTGTAATATTCTACTTGCCACGACAAGGCATCAGACATAAATTTATCCGATCCACCCATTCATTCCATTATGATAGTTAAAATGATGCAAATGAAACAGTTTGTGTATGATGAATAAGAGTCGGCTGTATCGTACGTTGTCGTacgtttgattttttgtaaaatgggCTTTGAAGTACGTTAGTTTACTTGAAAGAAACATCGACTTTGAAAGTTTTGAGGTCTACATTGTAAAAGAACATCCGTGATATGATTCTTGTTATCATATTAATTTAATTCAGAAGCATTATTTCAACAATACAAGCCAGACATAAGTCATCACGCTCATATAATGGAGCTATTAAAAGCTCAAATATAGCCTCTTATAGATTCTTATAAGCAATGGGTATGCGATATATCACTTACATTCAAATATTACTCGGATATTTTCCTTGGAGCAGCAgacattttactgtttaaaaaatcGTTGTAAAAGCTTTAACACGGATTAGATGGCACTGTAGgcataacaaaataaaagcCTGCGCTTGTTAGATAGACCCTTACTATAAATTTCATGGAATCCCTTGGGCGTAAAATACTGCAATAATGCGAATTTACACGAGGAAACAAAAGCTACAGCAATGAAATTAGATTAAGAACATGATATTGTCATTATGAACCATCtgaatgaaccatgactgatcCCTTTGATGTGGAATCCCATCCTTAATGTCTTATCAATATCTCTTCTGAAATGCATGCTACAAGAGATGTCCAAGAGTCTGTGCTCAACGCTGTCGAGGAAGGCTTGAATATGTCTCGATATTTCATTACTAGTGCTTTTTTTTCGGTCAGTCAAGGAGTTTCTATAGTCCTATATCAACGTCAAAACTGAAAACGtttgaaaaaattaccacaATCAAAAACCTTCAATGTAAATCGGGGCAAATAATTTCAGGTCGTATAATTCAAGAACTTGTATTTAGACGTTCACTGAATTAGGGAAACTGTAGAGatgattttaaaatagaaaatgtgcTATCGCAACCTGAAGGTTATCTTCCAATTTCCCTTTTTGCACGATGACGGCACCACGAAAAAGTCATAAAAGTCTGATTTGGTGAAGCAAGGAGAATCTGAAGTTTTTTGTGACTTTCCCTACCTGTCATTGTACCATCACTCACAACTTAAATCAGAGATGGTATGGCATTGGCTCAATGTATTGGTGTTAAGAAAAGTAGAACATGCGGTTACCTTGCAGctgattattaaaacaaatatgtcccAATGATTTTCTGAAGCGCACATAGTGGCAAATACTTTCGACCGCTACGATATGAACAACTCTATAAAGTCTGCTAAAAGGGAACGCAGGACACACTAAGACTACAGTTTCCATTACAGCGTATCAGAGTATTGAAGGGAGAAGTATTCCTGTCTGGAAGAGGTTTCGTTctgttaaaacaaacaaacaggcaCTTCTCAATTTTTTGGGTGGTTTTATTCTTCAAAACTTTGACAAATCCCATATGTTTCCACCTGATTGTGAGCGTTACTTATTTGTCGAAATGTTTGTAAATCCCGAAATTGTCAAAGTTATTTATACCAATAATGTAAATGGCTACCGTCACTTGTTTAGCACTCAAGATGTGGCCGATACTCGTATGATACTCCATGCCTCAAACTTTAACACCAAGTTTAGAGAAATGGGAAAAGAAAAATCATACGGACGTCTGTGAATACTACAAATATGTGACACATACCAGCGAGTTGTGGGTGCAGATGGGGAACATTAGCATTTTAAAGGATGGGCGAAAATATTTACCCATTCACTAACTATGTGCCTGTCTTTcctcaaaaatttgtaaactatTGCCTGCTAAACATGCATTTACAGAGTGCGACATTACTCCGTTTCTGTTCGGAGTAGGTAAACAAACTGTCTGCAAGACTTTGAAGGACAGTGGTTAGCAAAGCTTCGGTAATATTGACAAAGATGAAGCCCTTGTTTGGGCATGAACATAAATTTCAAAGCTTTAATCTCAGAAAAATCTCTTTAAATCATTCCCtcattatatatatgcaatgCGCATCAAGCTTATCACTAGTAAAGATGTAAGGTTAATCAGTTAACCTCCGTGTGAGACGGCACTGAAACAGCATATTTTACGAGTTTTGTTTCAAACTAAAATTCGGACCGCATTACACATTGCTAAACTCACTATTCCGTCACCTTTGGGTATCGGTTGGCGAGAGTTAAATGATTCATTATACCCCGTGTAATTTAAAAGGCATATGTCAGTAGCTTTCTTGCAAGAGCTTGTGCTTTCATGTAAGGAAAAATCTCCATGTAAAAAgtcatatgtttttaaaaaaaacaaaagatgtggtctgatttccaatgagacaactgttcacaagagaccaaaataacgcTGCTGCGGTTGAATTTCAGCCGGCAAGGTAACCACTGTACCATAAACAGAATATTTGTTGATCTTATATAATAGAACAACTGTTTGAAAACGCCATTTTTTAGattaaatcaataataataattctttttttttttaaatctaaaaaatattgTGTCTGGTCACCTTGCTATATGAAAAGGAAcgattaaaaaatgtatttgacaaGAATTGCGTGACATGATCACATAATATTAGCAAAGATTATgattaaaacaaacacaaacacattttgtaagttaaaataatacagtTTTTACTGAAAACCTGTTCTAAAATTAAGATTTGAATAATCATAGCTTAAACTGTAACAATCGTTCGCTTTATATTACATTTGACGGAAATAATATACTGGATCATCATTACATCAAGTCTAGTTTCAGTAATCTTATCCACTGAttaagatttagaaaagatgtTTTTTGAAAAAGGAAACACAAATGAACATTTCACGATTTACACTGTCGACAATTACATACTGTTAAATTCGCCAACATTTGAGAAAGATGTTTGAGTTGTATTTCGAGAGAATTACTTCCCAACAGTTTTGACCAGGGTCCCACATACACGATTTTTACTGCTGTCTACTATGAATAATTGTCAAAAGTCCGATAATGGTCCTGTGAATCGCTGTCTGAAACTCAAGCTTAAAACAATACGtgttaataattatttaatcacGACCACACTCAAATTTTTTTCAGGAAGAGTACAAATTCATCCATTTCCATTTGAATTCGTCCCGATTTTCCCGTTCTTAATCTTATTCTTTTCCGATTTATATCTTTCCAATAGTAACAAACCCGAATGTGTCCCGACAGCATCCCAATTCTGCACAATTCAATCTGACAGATATAACAGTTACCAAATAGTGAACAAATGTTGACGAATGACACGCATTGGAAAAATGTCGGCATATTTGGGATGATCAGGTATTGTAAGACCTCAGTCCTATCACGGTCTGTTGTACAGCATTGCAAACGACTTTGTCTGAATACAATCGTATCGTTGTCGGGAACGTTGGTATCATTGCcgaattttgtattaaaaaacgGTTCGGATTCagcaagatctggatgcaatctggactcaaatACAGTAAGGCAAATTTCTCGAGATCATTCCCGTCCCACAAGCTAAAGACACAGAATTTAACAAATGTGATCCGGTATGCAGAATCTGTCACGGCAGTCATGATTGTATTCCGgttaaacaaaaatgattttgagtTTGAACGAATGTTTCGGGAAGAACCTTACAGACATGGGTGTGTTACCGACATCTCCGGACCATTCCAGATCATTAAAAATCGGTTATGAACGTATACTATTGCGTTCTGATAATGACATTCCAGATCATTGAGGTTggtaatccgactttttcactttacGTGTATTATCATATACGGGAGCAATATTCGTCACTGTTTGAACGCCAAATTGAATTCGTAGATTAGAGCTTTTATATGTTAGAGTGATGAATTCAGAAACCAGATGAAGAAGTTATAAATCACATTTTATATCCTTTCAATTTAATCAGATGCAAGAGAAATAAGCTTTACAATTTGTTATTGAAggttatttatttcatatagaaATAAAGTATCGGTATTGTGATATATCTACAAGTATAATTAGTATTTAACCCGcaaatttaatgtattttatttcgtttgaaATAGGGTTTTTCCCGTTTGCTATTTGTAGTTATTATTTATAGATGGGAACTAGTATAACTAGTTCGGATACTGGTTTTGTAACGGTATGTACTATTTATAAGCTTGATGTTAGGTGCAGGAGGCATGAGGAAAGTTTTGGCGGTTTTTATGAGTGGGGTTTAAAAGTACTATGTATAGTTTGGGATTTAAATGCATTAGTATCGAAGGTGCTCGCAGTTACGTTGGATTGAAGTTGGTTACATAGGTATATGTGCAGTTGCTGCTATGTTTATTGTACGTACAGGCGTTGGAGGCATTAGCCGGGGGGAAAGAAACGATGCGAAAGAGGAACATGTTATATGAAAGCACATGACGGAGTTGAGTATAATGTTGACTTTATTTACATTCTGAAATCATGTCTGGAGATCATATTATTAAGTTAAAAGCGAATGTCAATATATGTGTGTTCTTTTAAAAACCGTTTTACAggtttatgattttatttaagaatactACAGAAGTGGGTTATATAATTCCATTCAATACTGAACCATGTGAACCATATTGAGTTtattaatatgaaaaacaaatcagcTTTTAAGAAtgcaacttttattttaaagttgatAGATGAAATGCTCACTAAATATTACAGTGTCCATCTTTTGTAGTAAATTTTGATTACTGTTTCAGTACAAAGTTCAGGTAAAGAATTCGTAAGACTTGTACTAGATTTGAGACATGTAAACAACATATGTTTAAACAATAACACAGTATTATAGGTAGTATAATCAGGATACCTAGGAATGAAAATACTTGCACAGATGCGcttagtaaaatattttgtttcgaTGACTgggatattttttaatttgttatgctTTATGGGGTCCATCCATTGACTCGTGATACTTTTGcagatgacaaaatagagattaTCTGTATTCTTTTCGAAATATTTTACTCCAGGTACACCAGGTGTAGACGCTATTGCAAAATAGCCTATTAACAATCACGTGTTGGTACTGTTAGTTGATTTTAgttaatgtttatttcatatgaaatgTATTAATCTTCTCGCAGCGAGATGATTTTGTCACGGAGAGTGATACGAGTTACAGATGAGTTTGAAATGGTatgtatgaaatttattttattagatCGCTGGAAGCGATGTGATTGGTTGCACAGTGTAGTGCACCATGGAATGTTGTCGCTGGGAGCGATGTGATTGGTTGCACAGTGAAGTGCACCATGGAATGTTGTCGCTGGGAGCGATGTGATTGGTCGCACAGTGCACCATGGGATGTTGTATAGTTAAattaatatatagaaaacaaaagattaaATATAAAGGCATTAACTTTTGCACATAAttcaatatatgtatacaatTGATTTAAAGATGAGACTTGTAATCATCATCAATTTTATAGGTTTTTTCATGAAATAACACagttttgcttttattttatcAGCTGGTCGCATTTACTATATAACGATCAGAGTTTTAGTACCATATTGGAGACTTTATGTATGTGATGATTATTTCCCGGATGCCACAAATATGCAGGTGAAGGTATAACAAGTAGCCCGTTTTATGAGAGATAGATCGGACTGTACCAAGAGTTCACCTTGGAGAGATTTTTAAAACGGTAAGCAGTAATATTTTACAGTCCGTACACATGGTACATAACATATTGAGTGGAaaacttgttttatttacaCTGATAATcaatatgtaacaaagataaTAAGAATTCTAGTACAAAGTCGGAGCTTCCACCATAGCTGTAgactttgtttttgttgttgttgatataatagatataatagatatgagatatatatatatatatgtttagattTCTATGAATGTAACATAAAGGATCACACAGTGTGATATGAAGTTGATGTATGTAGATATGAGATGCATATATGTTTAGACTTTCATGAGCTATGTTGCATTGTGTAACATAAAGAATCACACAGTGTGATTAGAAGTTGATGTATGTATCTATATAAAATGTCTATATGTATAGAATTTCATGAGCTATGTTGCATTGTGTAACATAAAGAATAATACAGTATGATTAGAAGTTGGTGTATATAGATATGAACTATGTATATATCTATAGAGTTTAATGTTTATCTGattaagatacatgtacatgtgtgtaTGAAGTTTTGATTGTTTTCTTCTATTTACAGAATCAATGAAACAGTTTGGGAAGCTATCCATCGATTCAAGATTTGCAAAAGATTTGTCTGCATTACCATCTATTGCGGAAGCGTCCGATTCAATATGTCGTATTTGATGTTCCGATTGTCGACTTGAAATCGATATTGGTCAAGTTTAGTGGTTAAAGATTTATCTTCAATTAGCAATATCTCAAAAGACTTTTTTATATCGGCATCTTATTCTGAACTGTTTCATTTCCTTTGTTTCGATGTTACTGCGAGCAACTAATCCTATATCtgtgtttgtcttgtttataGCCTATTGAATTTAGAGATTAAATGCTTTAAATTCGGACGAGCAGGGCGAGGgagaatttaaatgtattttatttcgtttgaaatagggtttttcccgtttgctatttgtaattattatttatagatgGGAACTAGTATAACTAGTTCGGATACTGGTTTTGTAACGGTATGTACTATTCATAAGTTTGATGTTAGGTGCAGGAGGCATGAGGAAAGTTTTGGCGGTTTTTATGGGTGGGGTATAAAAGTACTATATATAGTTTGGGATTTAAATGCATTAGTATCGAAGGTGCTCGCAGTTACGTCGGATTGAAGTTGGTTACATAGGTATATGTGCAGTTGCTGCTATGTTTATTGTACGTACAGGCGTTGGAGGCATTAGCCGGGGGAAAGAAATCTATGCGAAAGAGGAACTATGTTATATgtcatgtgtatatatattgtttcgattaaagaaatatatacaataaagtaaaataaaattttgtatcgCAAGAGAAAATAAGATGTTACTGCGAGCAACTAATCCTATATCtgtgtttgtcttgtttataGCCTATTGAATTTAGAGATTAAATGCTTTAAATTCGGACGAGCAGGACGAGGGAGAATTTAactgattttatttcaatacagACAGATTAATACAATAATTGTAAAGTAAGAAGTCAGAAGcaaaatcaatttatatattgCCTTATTTATGTTACAATTCGCATAAAGCAAACATGATATTaggttatttcattttataaaattgtatagATAAATGTTGTGTATATTCCAAGAAGATTAAAATCCAATTATTAGTTTGCAAATGCAGGAAATAATACATCTATTTAACATTATACTTCCGTCAATTGCATGTCAGTAATCgatatttaaattaaacaaaatactcaCATTTTGTAAACGATGAAAAAATACCTTATTTTTAAGGAAGAACATGGGAACCTTATGAATACGAAACCAAGACCAGacaaaaaatttagaaaattttattaataaatgtctttttgaaaaaatagtgtGTTCTCCTAGTAGTATGAaggaagaaataaaatataggacAATGGCAAAGGTAAGCGATTCTACAAGACTGCcagtaattttgatattttattcatagtaaatacacaatttatgtcatagttttatttttcagtatattttgatttgattttgtacatatttgatCTTAAAGGTCACTACTCACATGACTGTtggaaattaataattttaactttatatgaCCCTTtgatccaaatatttttttacgaaataaaacaatatttaggGCTAATCCAAAAGATATTTTAACTAGAACAACatctttgtttactttttttcaagtgaTTATTATAATTCTACAGCTGTCGATCTCTTGGCTATAAAGCGCCATGAATTGAGACTTAGAACATATTTCGATATCGTGAAAAAGTTCTGTGATAGTTTCCTACggttatgaatttaaaaaagaatatttggtatgattgccaatgagacaactgccCACAAGAGAAtaacatgacacagacattaacaactataggtcagcgtatggccttcaacaatgagcaaagcccaataccgcatagtcagctataaaaggccccgatatgacaatgtaaaacaattcaaacgagaaaactaaggccttatttgtttaaaaaaaaatgaacgaaaaacaaatatgtagcacatgattttgaaaattttaacgTGATAAATACATAACTGTACACAATGATTTATTCAGTTGTCTTTGACAATGATTTATTCTGGTCTGTCATATTGAGTTGGTATAATTGTAGGAATATATGGTTTGATTGTCATTGA
Above is a window of Mytilus trossulus isolate FHL-02 chromosome 4, PNRI_Mtr1.1.1.hap1, whole genome shotgun sequence DNA encoding:
- the LOC134716571 gene encoding UPF0235 protein C15orf40 homolog, which translates into the protein MRQQRYDTTQKTKMYVEKADIKPPDERPVILKPEKSVSIKITAKLGAKDNSITDFEDDGIGVQISAPPVDGEANTALVKYMAKVLGIRKSDVSLVKGSRSRNKVLVVNSLEKDVIITSIKKPNRQMKEREDDR